A genome region from Prionailurus bengalensis isolate Pbe53 chromosome B4, Fcat_Pben_1.1_paternal_pri, whole genome shotgun sequence includes the following:
- the LRTM2 gene encoding leucine-rich repeat and transmembrane domain-containing protein 2, translating to MLARGSGPEQRTGLAVLWRQIYWITCWITLYAVEALPACPFSCKCDSRSLEVDCSGLGLTMVPPDLPAATRTLLLLNNKLSALPSWAFANLSSLQRLDLSNNFLDQLPRSIFRDLTNLTELQLRNNSIRTLDRDLLQHSPLLRHLDLSINGLAQLPPGLFDGLPALRSLSLRSNRLQNLDRLTFEPLASLQLLQVGDNPWECDCNLRDFKHWMEWFSYRGGRLDQLACTLPKELRGKDMRVVPMEMFNYCSQLEDENSSAGLDIPGPPCTKASPEPAKPKPGAEPEPEPSTACPQKQRYRPVSVRRAIGTVIIAGVVCGIVCIMMVVAAAYGCIYASLMAKYHRELKKRQPLMGDPEGEHEDQKQISSVA from the exons ATGCTGGCCCGGGGCAGTGGCCCCGAGCAAAGGACCGGGCTTGCCGTGCTGTGGAGGCAGATTTACT GGATCACCTGCTGGATCACCCTGTATGCTGTGGAGGCCCTCCCCGCCTGCCCCTTCTCCTGTAAGTGTGACAGCCGCAGCCTGGAGGTGGACTGCAGTGGCTTAGGCCTCACCATGGTGCCCCCGGACTTGCCCGCTGCCACCCGAACCCTCTTACTCTTGAACAATAAGCTGAGTGCCCTGCCTAGCTGGGCATTCGCCAATCTGTCCAGCCTGCAGCGGCTGGACCTATCCAACAACTTCCTGGACCAGCTGCCCCGTTCCATTTTCCGGGACCTGACGAATCTTACAGAGCTGCAGCTGCGCAATAACAGCATCAGGACCCTGGACAGGGACCTGCTGCAGCACTCGCCCCTGCTTCGCCACCTGGACCTGTCCATCAACGGCCTGGCCCAGCTGCCCCCTGGCCTTTTCGATGGACTCCCGGCTCTGCGCTCCCTATCACTTCGCTCCAACCGTCTGCAGAACCTGGACCGGCTGACATTTGAACCCCTCGCAAGCCTGCAGCTGCTGCAGGTTGGGGACAATCCCTGGGAATGCGACTGTAACCTACGTGATTTCAAGCACTGGATGGAGTGGTTTTCCTACCGAG GGGGGCGCCTGGACCAGCTTGCCTGCACCCTACCTAAGGAACTGAGGGGGAAGGACATGCGTGTGGTCCCCATGGAGATGTTCAACTACTGCTCCCAGCTGGAGGATGAGAATAGCTCAGCTGGGCTGGATATTCCTGGGCCACCCTGTACCAAGGCAAGCCCTGAACCTGCTAAACCCAAGCCAGGGGCtgagcccgagcccgagcccaGCACTGCTTGCCCCCAGAAGCAGAGGTATCGGCCGGTGAGCGTGAGGCGGGCCATCGGCACGGTGATCATCGCAGGGGTTGTCTGTGGCATTGTCTGCATCATGATGGTGGTGGCTGCTGCCTATGGCTGCATCTATGCCTCCCTTATGGCCAAGTACCACCGGGAGCTCAAGAAGAGGCAGCCCCTAATGGGGGACCCGGAGGGTGAGCATGAAGACCAGAAGCAGATCTCTTCTGTGGCGTGA